The genomic region GGACGTACGGGCGCTGGACCCCGCGCTGCGGCTCGGCGACGAGGGGCTCGGCACGGGGGACGTCATCACCACCGGCGGCCTGGAGCTGTGGGTCGTACCGACGCCCGGCCACACCGCGGACTCGCTCTGCTTCCACCTCCCGGCCGACCGGGCGGTCCTGACCGGTGACACGGTCCTCGGCCGCGGTACGACCGTGGTCGCGCACCCGGACGGGCGGCTCGGCGACTACCTGGACTCGCTGCGGCGGCTGCGCTCGCTGACGGTGGACGACGGGGTGCGGACGGTGCTGCCGGGCCACGGGCCGGTACTGGAGGACGCGCAGGGCGCCATCGACTTCTACCTCGCGCACCGCGCCCACCGGCTCGCCCAGGTGGAGACGGCCGTCGAGAACGGCCTCACGACGGCGCCGGAGGTCGTGGCGCAGGTGTACGCGGACGTCGACCGCTCACTGTGGCCCGCGGCGGAACTCTCGGTGCGGGCACAGCTGGAGTACCTGCGGGAGCACGGGCTGATCTGAGCACGCGAAGGGGGCGCCCCGCCGACCGGCAGGACGCCCCCTTCACAGCTGTACGGGCAGGAGCTAGCGGGACCGCTTGGCGAGGCGCTCCACGTCCAGCAGGATCACCGCACGGGCCTCCAGGCGCAGCCAGCCGCGTCCCGCGAAGTCCGCCAGGGCCTTGTTGACCGTCTCGCGGGAGGCGCCGACCAGCTGGGCCAGCTCCTCCTGGGTGAGGTCGTGAACGACGTGGATGCCCTCCTCCGACTGCACACCGAAGCGGCGCGACAGGTCGAGGAGCGCACGGGCGACCCGGCCGGGTACGTCCGAGAAGACCAGGTCGGACATCTGGTCGTTGGTCTTGCGCAGGCGGCGGGCGACGGCACGCAGCAGGGCCGTGGCCACCTCGGGGCGGACGTTCAGCCAGGGCTGGAGGTCGCCGTGGCCCAGACCGAGGAGCTTCACCTCGGTGAGCGCGGACGCCGTGGCCGTACGGGGGCCCGGGTCGAAGAGGGACAGCTCTCCGATGAGCTCGCCGGGGCCGAGCACCGCCAGCATGTTCTCGCGGCCGTCGGGGGAGGTGCGGTGCAGCTTCACCTTGCCCTCGGTGACCACATAGAGGCGGTCGCCGGGGTCGCCCTCGTGGAAGAGGGCGTCGCCACGGGCGAGCGTCACCTCACTCATCGAGGCGCGCAGCTCAGCGGCCTGCTCGTCATCGAGCGCCGCGAAGAGCGGGGCGCGCCGCAGAACGTCGTCCACGAGTTCTCTCCTTGTCGACCTGCTCAGGGGACCGGCTGGACCCCATCATGCCGGACGGGTAAATCAGTGTGATCAGTCACAAGTTTGACGCACCGGGGTCCAGGCTTGTGCGGGAGGGGGCCGATTGGGTTGGTGATTGGCTGTGACCGGGGTGGATGTCGGTGCCGGGCTCTAGGCTGGCCGGGTGTCCAAATCGCCGGTGAGAGCACGGGACAAGGGGGCTGAACGGGTGTCGGCGAGTCACGATTCAGCTGTGGGCGAACAGACGCCCACCCGGGCGAAAGAGGCCGCGAAAGTGACGAAACCGGTGAAGGGGGCTGTAGTGAAGAAGGCCGCGGCGAGGAAGCCCGCAGCGAAGGACGCGACCGCGCCCGACGGACCCGCGAAGGCGACCGCGCCCAAGAAGGCGACCGCGCCCGACAGACCCGCGAAGGCGACCGTGCCCGCCAAGCCGCCGGCG from Streptomyces sp. NBC_01267 harbors:
- a CDS encoding MBL fold metallo-hydrolase, translated to MSDAAALPGQPRGGVLSGPATPRAVNVLAPNASAMTLDGTNTWIVSEPDSDLAVVIDPGPLDDVHLRAVIAAAESSGKRVALTLLTHGHPDHAEGAARFAELTRTDVRALDPALRLGDEGLGTGDVITTGGLELWVVPTPGHTADSLCFHLPADRAVLTGDTVLGRGTTVVAHPDGRLGDYLDSLRRLRSLTVDDGVRTVLPGHGPVLEDAQGAIDFYLAHRAHRLAQVETAVENGLTTAPEVVAQVYADVDRSLWPAAELSVRAQLEYLREHGLI
- a CDS encoding Crp/Fnr family transcriptional regulator, which gives rise to MDDVLRRAPLFAALDDEQAAELRASMSEVTLARGDALFHEGDPGDRLYVVTEGKVKLHRTSPDGRENMLAVLGPGELIGELSLFDPGPRTATASALTEVKLLGLGHGDLQPWLNVRPEVATALLRAVARRLRKTNDQMSDLVFSDVPGRVARALLDLSRRFGVQSEEGIHVVHDLTQEELAQLVGASRETVNKALADFAGRGWLRLEARAVILLDVERLAKRSR